One part of the Candidatus Kryptoniota bacterium genome encodes these proteins:
- a CDS encoding thiamine pyrophosphate-dependent enzyme, which translates to MGQIKYQLPSEEIMSPGHFACPGCGGALTMRYVLDVLGRKTALVIPACCWSVIDGPAPYSAAGVPVYHAAFETAASTSCGLKAGLEMIGDHDTTVVAFAGDGGTFDIGFQALSGAAERNEDFIYVCYDNEAYMNTGIQRSSATPYGAWTTTTPSDAPKAERKKNIDEILAAHRIPYLATATVAYPDDLMMKVRKAKEIKGTRFIHVFSPCPPGWKYEPEDSIRICRIAIESKIFPLMEVFDGVDFRLNHEPAGTPVREYLKMQGRFRHLNEEQIEFVQASVDEEWNRLLTRVSASKTNSHPSIKNRTRKARARK; encoded by the coding sequence ATGGGACAAATTAAATATCAGTTACCATCTGAAGAGATAATGTCTCCGGGCCATTTCGCCTGTCCGGGCTGCGGCGGCGCGCTCACAATGAGATATGTTCTCGACGTTCTTGGGAGAAAGACTGCACTTGTAATACCAGCTTGTTGCTGGTCGGTAATAGACGGCCCGGCCCCGTATTCCGCCGCCGGAGTTCCCGTTTATCACGCCGCGTTTGAGACTGCCGCGTCGACATCATGCGGACTGAAAGCCGGTCTTGAAATGATCGGTGACCACGATACCACGGTAGTCGCCTTTGCCGGTGACGGAGGGACTTTTGATATCGGCTTCCAGGCCTTGTCGGGTGCGGCCGAACGTAATGAGGATTTCATTTATGTCTGCTACGATAACGAAGCTTACATGAATACAGGAATCCAGAGAAGTTCTGCGACGCCGTACGGCGCGTGGACAACAACCACGCCTTCTGACGCGCCTAAGGCAGAACGCAAGAAGAATATTGATGAAATCCTCGCGGCACACAGAATCCCGTATCTCGCGACGGCGACTGTGGCGTACCCCGACGACTTGATGATGAAAGTGCGAAAGGCGAAAGAAATCAAGGGGACGCGGTTCATTCACGTATTCTCACCGTGTCCGCCCGGATGGAAATACGAGCCCGAAGATTCTATTAGAATCTGCCGGATCGCAATCGAAAGCAAAATCTTCCCGCTCATGGAAGTTTTCGATGGCGTTGACTTTCGACTGAACCACGAACCGGCCGGGACACCTGTGAGAGAATATTTGAAGATGCAGGGACGATTCAGGCACCTCAACGAAGAACAGATCGAGTTTGTGCAGGCTTCTGTCGACGAGGAGTGGAATCGACTGCTGACCAGGGTTTCCGCCTCGAAGACTAATTCTCATCCATCGATAAAGAACCGGACGCGCAAAGCTCGGGCCCGGAAGTAA